Proteins encoded within one genomic window of Pseudomonas cannabina:
- a CDS encoding PH domain-containing protein, translated as MIDFNNKGFFKLKQNDEYADRVKDLLLDNEEVIDSYKSMRDGVVFTTKRIISVNVQGLTGSKKDFTSLPYKNIVAWSVETSGTFDLDSELEIYFSAIGKVKFEFTGKTSVVQISRYISQHLLG; from the coding sequence ATGATTGATTTCAATAACAAGGGCTTCTTCAAACTCAAACAGAATGACGAATATGCCGACCGGGTCAAGGATCTGTTGCTGGATAACGAAGAAGTGATTGACTCTTACAAGTCCATGCGCGACGGCGTGGTGTTTACCACCAAACGCATCATTTCGGTCAACGTGCAGGGTTTGACCGGTAGCAAGAAAGATTTTACTTCCCTGCCGTACAAAAACATCGTGGCCTGGTCGGTTGAAACCTCGGGCACCTTCGACCTGGACTCCGAGCTGGAAATTTACTTTTCGGCAATCGGCAAGGTGAAATTCGAATTCACCGGTAAAACGTCGGTTGTCCAGATCTCCAGGTACATTTCGCAACACCTGCTGGGCTAA
- a CDS encoding DUF6482 family protein, translating to MTLNIQDLTKHVKDSKVHELDLISMEGGSYVLHALVDGKSVPIEDSTGKTLHIASVEEARKVLSSVPDVKLFMAQAVAHDEMVGLDSVQPESSRHEILLRSSL from the coding sequence GTGACTTTGAACATTCAAGACCTGACAAAACATGTGAAAGACAGCAAGGTTCACGAACTCGATCTGATCTCCATGGAAGGCGGATCTTACGTGCTCCACGCTTTAGTGGACGGCAAGTCTGTACCGATAGAAGATTCAACCGGCAAGACCTTGCACATTGCCTCGGTAGAAGAGGCACGCAAGGTGCTGTCTTCGGTACCGGATGTGAAACTTTTTATGGCCCAGGCTGTGGCTCACGACGAGATGGTCGGGCTGGACAGCGTTCAGCCCGAATCCTCGCGTCATGAGATTCTGCTGCGCTCGAGCCTTTGA
- a CDS encoding RidA family protein, which produces MSDREIIVPPTLQSIMDRAGYAPAVRVGDTLYCAGQVGRTRDMEVILNPEAQFVACWENLRTVLAEGGCTFDDIVDMTTYHVAMSEHMPVFREVKNRIFPRGQCAWTCIGVAELAHPGLLLEIKCIAVRRSA; this is translated from the coding sequence ATGTCAGATCGCGAAATCATCGTCCCGCCCACCCTGCAATCAATCATGGACCGTGCAGGCTATGCACCGGCCGTCAGAGTGGGTGACACGCTCTATTGTGCCGGGCAAGTGGGACGCACACGGGATATGGAAGTCATCCTCAACCCGGAGGCGCAGTTCGTCGCCTGTTGGGAGAACCTGCGCACCGTACTGGCTGAAGGCGGCTGCACGTTCGACGACATCGTCGACATGACCACCTATCACGTCGCCATGAGCGAACACATGCCGGTATTCCGCGAAGTTAAGAACCGTATCTTCCCGCGCGGGCAATGTGCATGGACCTGCATAGGCGTCGCAGAACTGGCCCATCCCGGCCTGCTGCTGGAGATCAAATGCATCGCGGTCAGGCGCAGCGCCTGA